One Canis lupus dingo isolate Sandy chromosome 3, ASM325472v2, whole genome shotgun sequence DNA window includes the following coding sequences:
- the LOC125754791 gene encoding uncharacterized protein LOC125754791 isoform X11 — protein MCRVRAQEPGRAGTVCPRVQGQGAGTSPGGTGVSPCAGSGHRNQAGLAQCVPVCRVRAREPVLEAQVCPRVQGQGAGTRPGWHSVSPCAGSGHGNQSWRHNVSPCAGSGHGNQSWRHRCVPVCRVRAREPVLEAQVCPRVQGQGAGTNPGGTGVSPCAGSGRRNPAGLAQCVPMCRVRAQEPGHAGTVCPRVQGQGAGTSLGGSGVSPCAGSGRRNQAGLAQCVPMCRLRAREPVLEAQCVPVCRIRAREPVLEAQVCPRVQGQGAGIRPGWHSVSPCAGSGHRNQSWRHMCVPVCRVRALEPGRAGTVCPHVQGQGAGTSPGGTGVSPCAGSGRGNQAGLAQCVPMCRVRAQKPVLEAQVCPRVQGQGAGTSPGGTGVSPCQGQGAGTRPGWHNVSPCAGSERGNQARLAQTVPVCRVRVQELVQCMGVLCMEMKRADTEQAGGAGTLRVGAPERLSG, from the exons ATGTGCAGGGTCAGGGCGCAGGAACCAGGCCGGGCTGGCACAGTGTGTCCCCGTGTGCAGGGTCAGGGCGCGGGAACCAGTCCTGGAGGCACAGGTGTGTCCCCGTGTGCAGGGTCAGGGCACAGGAACCAGGCCGGGCTGGCACAGTGTGTCCCCGTGTGCAGGGTCAGGGCGCGGGAACCAGTCTTGGAGGCACAGGTGTGTCCCCGTGTGCAGGGTCAGGGCGCCGGAACCAGGCCGGGCTGGCACAGTGTGTCCCCGTGTGCAGGGTCAGGGCACGGGAACCAGTCCTGGAGGCACAATGTGTCCCCGTGTGCAGGATCAGGGCACGGGAACCAGTCCTGGAGGCACAGGTGTGTCCCCGTGTGCAGGGTCAGGGCGCGGGAACCAGTCCTGGAGGCACAGGTGTGTCCCCGTGTGCAGGGTCAGGGCGCAGGAACCAATCCTGGAGGCACAGGTGTGTCCCCGTGTGCAGGGTCAGGGCGCAGGAACCCGGCCGGGCTGGCACAGTGTGTCCCCATGTGCAGGGTCAGGGCGCAGGAACCAGGCCATGCTGGCACAGTGTGTCCCCGTGTGCAGGGTCAGGGCGCAGGAACCAGTCTTGGAGGCTCAGGTGTGTCCCCGTGTGCAGGGTCAGGGCGCCGGAACCAGGCCGGGCTGGCACAGTGTGTCCCCATGTGCAGGCTCAGGGCACGGGAACCAGTCCTGGAGGCACAATGTGTCCCCGTGTGCAGGATCAGGGCGCGGGAACCAGTCCTGGAGGCACAG GTGTGTCCCCGTGTGCAGGGTCAGGGCGCAGGAATCAGGCCAGGCTGGCACAGTGTGTCCCCATGTGCAGGGTCAGGGCACAGAAACCAGTCCTGGAGGCACATGTGCGTCCCCGTGTGCAGGGTCAGGGCGCTGGAACCAGGCCGGGCTGGCACA GTGTGTCCCCATGTGCAGGGTCAGGGCGCGGGAACCAGTCCTGGAGGCACAGGTGTGTCCCCGTGTGCAGGGTCAGGGCGCGGGAACCAGGCCGGGCTGGCACAGTGTGTCCCCATGTGCAGGGTCAGGGCGCAGAAACCAGTCCTGGAGGCACAGGTGTGTCCCCGTGTGCAGGGTCAGGGCGCAGGAACCAGTCCTGGAGGCACAGGTGTGTCCCCGTGTCAGGGTCAGGGTGCAGGAACCAGGCCGGGGTGGCACAATGTGTCCCCGTGTGCAGGGTCAGAGCGCGGGAACCAGGCCAGGCTGGCACAGACTGTCCCCGTGTGCAGGGTCAGGGTGCAGGAACTGGTTCAGTGCATGGGTGTCCTCTGCATGGAGATGAAGAGAGCAGACACAGAGCAGGCAGGAGGGGCTGGAACGCTCAGGGTGGGCgcacctgagcggctcagtggctaa
- the LOC125754791 gene encoding uncharacterized protein LOC125754791 isoform X14, which produces MCRVRAQEPGRAGTVCPRVQGQGAGTSPGGTGVSPCAGSGHRNQAGLAQCVPVCRVRAREPVLEAQCVPVCRVRAREPVLEAQCVPVCRIRAREPVLEAQVCPRVQGQGAGTSPGGTGVSPCAGSGRRNQSWRHRCVPVCRVRAQEPGRAGTVCPHVQGQGAGTRPCWHSVSPCAGSGRRNQSWRLRCVPVCRVRAPEPGRAGTVCPHVQAQGTGTSPGGTMCPRVQDQGAGTSPGGTGVSLCAGSGRRNQSWRHRCVPVCRVRAQEPGRAGTVCPHVQGQGAGTRPGWHSVSPCAGSGRRKQSWRHRCVPVCRVRAQESGQAGTVCPRVQGQGAGTSPGGTGVSPCQGQGAGTRPGWHNVSPCAGSERGNQARLAQTVPVCRVRVQELVQCMGVLCMEMKRADTEQAGGAGTLRVGAPERLSG; this is translated from the exons ATGTGCAGGGTCAGGGCGCAGGAACCAGGCCGGGCTGGCACAGTGTGTCCCCGTGTGCAGGGTCAGGGCGCGGGAACCAGTCCTGGAGGCACAGGTGTGTCCCCGTGTGCAGGGTCAGGGCACAGGAACCAGGCCGGGCTGGCACAGTGTGTCCCCGTGTGCAGGGTCAGGGCGCGGGAACCAGTCTTGGAGGCACAG TGTGTCCCCGTGTGCAGGGTCAGGGCACGGGAACCAGTCCTGGAGGCACAATGTGTCCCCGTGTGCAGGATCAGGGCACGGGAACCAGTCCTGGAGGCACAGGTGTGTCCCCGTGTGCAGGGTCAGGGCGCGGGAACCAGTCCTGGAGGCACAGGTGTGTCCCCGTGTGCAGGGTCAGGGCGCAGGAACCAATCCTGGAGGCACAGGTGTGTCCCCGTGTGCAGGGTCAGGGCGCAGGAACCCGGCCGGGCTGGCACAGTGTGTCCCCATGTGCAGGGTCAGGGCGCAGGAACCAGGCCATGCTGGCACAGTGTGTCCCCGTGTGCAGGGTCAGGGCGCAGGAACCAGTCTTGGAGGCTCAGGTGTGTCCCCGTGTGCAGGGTCAGGGCGCCGGAACCAGGCCGGGCTGGCACAGTGTGTCCCCATGTGCAGGCTCAGGGCACGGGAACCAGTCCTGGAGGCACAATGTGTCCCCGTGTGCAGGATCAGGGCGCGGGAACCAGTCCTGGAGGCACAGGTGTGTCCCTGTGTGCAGGGTCAGGGCGCAGGAACCAGTCCTGGAGGCACAGGTGTGTCCCTGTGTGCAGGGTCAGGGCGCAGGAACCTGGCCGGGCTGGCACAGTGTGTCCCCATGTGCAGGGTCAGGGCGCGGGAACCAGGCCGGGCTGGCACAGTGTGTCCCCGTGTGCAGGGTCAGGGCGCAGGAAGCAGTCTTGGAGGCACAGGTGTGTCCCCGTGTGCAGGGTCAGGGCGCAGGAATCAGGCCAGGCTGGCACA GTGTGTCCCCGTGTGCAGGGTCAGGGCGCAGGAACCAGTCCTGGAGGCACAGGTGTGTCCCCGTGTCAGGGTCAGGGTGCAGGAACCAGGCCGGGGTGGCACAATGTGTCCCCGTGTGCAGGGTCAGAGCGCGGGAACCAGGCCAGGCTGGCACAGACTGTCCCCGTGTGCAGGGTCAGGGTGCAGGAACTGGTTCAGTGCATGGGTGTCCTCTGCATGGAGATGAAGAGAGCAGACACAGAGCAGGCAGGAGGGGCTGGAACGCTCAGGGTGGGCgcacctgagcggctcagtggctaa
- the LOC125754791 gene encoding uncharacterized protein LOC125754791 isoform X3: MCRVRAQEPGRAGTVCPRVQGQGAGTSPGGTGVSPCAGSGHRNQAGLAQCVPVCRVRAREPVLEAQVCPRVQGQGAGTRPGWHSVSPCAGSGHGNQSWRHNVSPCAGSGHGNQSWRHRCVPVCRVRAREPVLEAQVCPRVQGQGAGTNPGGTGVSPCAGSGRRNPAGLAQCVPMCRVRAQEPGHAGTVCPRVQGQGAGTSLGGSGVSPCAGSGRRNQAGLAQCVPMCRLRAREPVLEAQCVPVCRIRAREPVLEAQVCPCVQGQGAGTSPGGTGVSLCAGSGRRNLAGLAQCVPMCRVRAREPGRAGTVCPRVQGQGAGSSLGGTGVSPCAGSGRRNQARLAQCVPVCRVRAQEPVLEAQVCPHVQGQGAGTSPGGTGVSPCAGSGRGNQAGLAQCVPMCRVRAQKPVLEAQVCPRVQGQGAGTSPGGTGVSPCQGQGAGTRPGWHNVSPCAGSERGNQARLAQTVPVCRVRVQELVQCMGVLCMEMKRADTEQAGGAGTLRVGAPERLSG, encoded by the exons ATGTGCAGGGTCAGGGCGCAGGAACCAGGCCGGGCTGGCACAGTGTGTCCCCGTGTGCAGGGTCAGGGCGCGGGAACCAGTCCTGGAGGCACAGGTGTGTCCCCGTGTGCAGGGTCAGGGCACAGGAACCAGGCCGGGCTGGCACAGTGTGTCCCCGTGTGCAGGGTCAGGGCGCGGGAACCAGTCTTGGAGGCACAGGTGTGTCCCCGTGTGCAGGGTCAGGGCGCCGGAACCAGGCCGGGCTGGCACAGTGTGTCCCCGTGTGCAGGGTCAGGGCACGGGAACCAGTCCTGGAGGCACAATGTGTCCCCGTGTGCAGGATCAGGGCACGGGAACCAGTCCTGGAGGCACAGGTGTGTCCCCGTGTGCAGGGTCAGGGCGCGGGAACCAGTCCTGGAGGCACAGGTGTGTCCCCGTGTGCAGGGTCAGGGCGCAGGAACCAATCCTGGAGGCACAGGTGTGTCCCCGTGTGCAGGGTCAGGGCGCAGGAACCCGGCCGGGCTGGCACAGTGTGTCCCCATGTGCAGGGTCAGGGCGCAGGAACCAGGCCATGCTGGCACAGTGTGTCCCCGTGTGCAGGGTCAGGGCGCAGGAACCAGTCTTGGAGGCTCAGGTGTGTCCCCGTGTGCAGGGTCAGGGCGCCGGAACCAGGCCGGGCTGGCACAGTGTGTCCCCATGTGCAGGCTCAGGGCACGGGAACCAGTCCTGGAGGCACAATGTGTCCCCGTGTGCAGGATCAGGGCGCGGGAACCAGTCCTGGAGGCACAGGTGTGTCCCTGTGTGCAGGGTCAGGGCGCAGGAACCAGTCCTGGAGGCACAGGTGTGTCCCTGTGTGCAGGGTCAGGGCGCAGGAACCTGGCCGGGCTGGCACAGTGTGTCCCCATGTGCAGGGTCAGGGCGCGGGAACCAGGCCGGGCTGGCACAGTGTGTCCCCGTGTGCAGGGTCAGGGCGCAGGAAGCAGTCTTGGAGGCACAGGTGTGTCCCCGTGTGCAGGGTCAGGGCGCAGGAATCAGGCCAGGCTGGCACA GTGTGTCCCCGTGTGCAGGGTCAGGGCGCAGGAACCAGTCCTGGAGGCACAGGTGTGTCCCCATGTGCAGGGTCAGGGCGCGGGAACCAGTCCTGGAGGCACAGGTGTGTCCCCGTGTGCAGGGTCAGGGCGCGGGAACCAGGCCGGGCTGGCACAGTGTGTCCCCATGTGCAGGGTCAGGGCGCAGAAACCAGTCCTGGAGGCACAGGTGTGTCCCCGTGTGCAGGGTCAGGGCGCAGGAACCAGTCCTGGAGGCACAGGTGTGTCCCCGTGTCAGGGTCAGGGTGCAGGAACCAGGCCGGGGTGGCACAATGTGTCCCCGTGTGCAGGGTCAGAGCGCGGGAACCAGGCCAGGCTGGCACAGACTGTCCCCGTGTGCAGGGTCAGGGTGCAGGAACTGGTTCAGTGCATGGGTGTCCTCTGCATGGAGATGAAGAGAGCAGACACAGAGCAGGCAGGAGGGGCTGGAACGCTCAGGGTGGGCgcacctgagcggctcagtggctaa
- the LOC125754791 gene encoding uncharacterized protein LOC125754791 isoform X4: MCRVRAQEPGRAGTVCPRVQGQGAGTSPGGTGVSPCAGSGHRNQAGLAQCVPVCRVRAREPVLEAQVCPRVQGQGAGTRPGWHSVSPCAGSGHGNQSWRHNVSPCAGSGHGNQSWRHRCVPVCRVRAREPVLEAQVCPRVQGQGAGTNPGGTGVSPCAGSGRRNPAGLAQCVPMCRVRAQEPGHAGTVCPRVQGQGAGTSLGGSGVSPCAGSGRRNQAGLAQCVPMCRLRAREPVLEAQCVPVCRIRAREPVLEAQVCPCVQGQGAGTSPGGTGVSLCAGSGRRNLAGLAQCVPMCRVRAREPGRAGTVCPRVQGQGAGSSLGGTGVSPCAGSGRRNQARLAQCVPMCRVRAQKPVLEAHVRPRVQGQGAGTRPGWHSVSPCAGSGRGNQSWRHRCVPVCRVRAREPGRAGTVCPRVQGQGAGTSPGGTGVSPCQGQGAGTRPGWHNVSPCAGSERGNQARLAQTVPVCRVRVQELVQCMGVLCMEMKRADTEQAGGAGTLRVGAPERLSG; the protein is encoded by the exons ATGTGCAGGGTCAGGGCGCAGGAACCAGGCCGGGCTGGCACAGTGTGTCCCCGTGTGCAGGGTCAGGGCGCGGGAACCAGTCCTGGAGGCACAGGTGTGTCCCCGTGTGCAGGGTCAGGGCACAGGAACCAGGCCGGGCTGGCACAGTGTGTCCCCGTGTGCAGGGTCAGGGCGCGGGAACCAGTCTTGGAGGCACAGGTGTGTCCCCGTGTGCAGGGTCAGGGCGCCGGAACCAGGCCGGGCTGGCACAGTGTGTCCCCGTGTGCAGGGTCAGGGCACGGGAACCAGTCCTGGAGGCACAATGTGTCCCCGTGTGCAGGATCAGGGCACGGGAACCAGTCCTGGAGGCACAGGTGTGTCCCCGTGTGCAGGGTCAGGGCGCGGGAACCAGTCCTGGAGGCACAGGTGTGTCCCCGTGTGCAGGGTCAGGGCGCAGGAACCAATCCTGGAGGCACAGGTGTGTCCCCGTGTGCAGGGTCAGGGCGCAGGAACCCGGCCGGGCTGGCACAGTGTGTCCCCATGTGCAGGGTCAGGGCGCAGGAACCAGGCCATGCTGGCACAGTGTGTCCCCGTGTGCAGGGTCAGGGCGCAGGAACCAGTCTTGGAGGCTCAGGTGTGTCCCCGTGTGCAGGGTCAGGGCGCCGGAACCAGGCCGGGCTGGCACAGTGTGTCCCCATGTGCAGGCTCAGGGCACGGGAACCAGTCCTGGAGGCACAATGTGTCCCCGTGTGCAGGATCAGGGCGCGGGAACCAGTCCTGGAGGCACAGGTGTGTCCCTGTGTGCAGGGTCAGGGCGCAGGAACCAGTCCTGGAGGCACAGGTGTGTCCCTGTGTGCAGGGTCAGGGCGCAGGAACCTGGCCGGGCTGGCACAGTGTGTCCCCATGTGCAGGGTCAGGGCGCGGGAACCAGGCCGGGCTGGCACAGTGTGTCCCCGTGTGCAGGGTCAGGGCGCAGGAAGCAGTCTTGGAGGCACAGGTGTGTCCCCGTGTGCAGGGTCAGGGCGCAGGAATCAGGCCAGGCTGGCACAGTGTGTCCCCATGTGCAGGGTCAGGGCACAGAAACCAGTCCTGGAGGCACATGTGCGTCCCCGTGTGCAGGGTCAGGGCGCTGGAACCAGGCCGGGCTGGCACA GTGTGTCCCCATGTGCAGGGTCAGGGCGCGGGAACCAGTCCTGGAGGCACAGGTGTGTCCCCGTGTGCAGGGTCAGGGCGCGGGAACCAGGCCGGGCTGGCACA GTGTGTCCCCGTGTGCAGGGTCAGGGCGCAGGAACCAGTCCTGGAGGCACAGGTGTGTCCCCGTGTCAGGGTCAGGGTGCAGGAACCAGGCCGGGGTGGCACAATGTGTCCCCGTGTGCAGGGTCAGAGCGCGGGAACCAGGCCAGGCTGGCACAGACTGTCCCCGTGTGCAGGGTCAGGGTGCAGGAACTGGTTCAGTGCATGGGTGTCCTCTGCATGGAGATGAAGAGAGCAGACACAGAGCAGGCAGGAGGGGCTGGAACGCTCAGGGTGGGCgcacctgagcggctcagtggctaa
- the LOC125754791 gene encoding uncharacterized protein LOC125754791 isoform X22 — translation MCRVRAQEPGRAGTVCPRVQGQGAGTSPGGTGVSPCAGSGHRNQAGLAQCVPVCRVRAREPVLEAQCVPVCRVRAREPVLEAQCVPVCRIRAREPVLEAQVCPRVQGQGAGTSPGGTGVSPCAGSGRRNQSWRHRCVPVCRVRAQEPGRAGTVCPHVQGQGAGTRPCWHSVSPCAGSGRRNQSWRLRCVPVCRVRAPEPGRAGTVCPHVQGQGAGTSPGGTGVSPCAGSGRGNQAGLAQCVPMCRVRAQKPVLEAQVCPRVQGQGAGTSPGGTGVSPCQGQGAGTRPGWHNVSPCAGSERGNQARLAQTVPVCRVRVQELVQCMGVLCMEMKRADTEQAGGAGTLRVGAPERLSG, via the exons ATGTGCAGGGTCAGGGCGCAGGAACCAGGCCGGGCTGGCACAGTGTGTCCCCGTGTGCAGGGTCAGGGCGCGGGAACCAGTCCTGGAGGCACAGGTGTGTCCCCGTGTGCAGGGTCAGGGCACAGGAACCAGGCCGGGCTGGCACAGTGTGTCCCCGTGTGCAGGGTCAGGGCGCGGGAACCAGTCTTGGAGGCACAG TGTGTCCCCGTGTGCAGGGTCAGGGCACGGGAACCAGTCCTGGAGGCACAATGTGTCCCCGTGTGCAGGATCAGGGCACGGGAACCAGTCCTGGAGGCACAGGTGTGTCCCCGTGTGCAGGGTCAGGGCGCGGGAACCAGTCCTGGAGGCACAGGTGTGTCCCCGTGTGCAGGGTCAGGGCGCAGGAACCAATCCTGGAGGCACAGGTGTGTCCCCGTGTGCAGGGTCAGGGCGCAGGAACCCGGCCGGGCTGGCACAGTGTGTCCCCATGTGCAGGGTCAGGGCGCAGGAACCAGGCCATGCTGGCACAGTGTGTCCCCGTGTGCAGGGTCAGGGCGCAGGAACCAGTCTTGGAGGCTCAGGTGTGTCCCCGTGTGCAGGGTCAGGGCGCCGGAACCAGGCCGGGCTGGCACA GTGTGTCCCCATGTGCAGGGTCAGGGCGCGGGAACCAGTCCTGGAGGCACAGGTGTGTCCCCGTGTGCAGGGTCAGGGCGCGGGAACCAGGCCGGGCTGGCACAGTGTGTCCCCATGTGCAGGGTCAGGGCGCAGAAACCAGTCCTGGAGGCACAGGTGTGTCCCCGTGTGCAGGGTCAGGGCGCAGGAACCAGTCCTGGAGGCACAGGTGTGTCCCCGTGTCAGGGTCAGGGTGCAGGAACCAGGCCGGGGTGGCACAATGTGTCCCCGTGTGCAGGGTCAGAGCGCGGGAACCAGGCCAGGCTGGCACAGACTGTCCCCGTGTGCAGGGTCAGGGTGCAGGAACTGGTTCAGTGCATGGGTGTCCTCTGCATGGAGATGAAGAGAGCAGACACAGAGCAGGCAGGAGGGGCTGGAACGCTCAGGGTGGGCgcacctgagcggctcagtggctaa
- the LOC125754791 gene encoding uncharacterized protein LOC125754791 isoform X21, with the protein MCRVRAQEPGRAGTVCPRVQGQGAGTSPGGTGVSPCAGSGHRNQAGLAQCVPVCRVRAREPVLEAQVCPRVQGQGAGTRPGWHSVSPCAGSGHGNQSWRHNVSPCAGSGHGNQSWRHRCVPVCRVRAREPVLEAQVCPRVQGQGAGTNPGGTGVSPCAGSGRRNPAGLAQCVPMCRVRAQEPGHAGTVCPRVQGQGAGTSLGGSGVSPCAGSGRRNQAGLAQCVPMCRLRAREPVLEAQCVPVCRIRAREPVLEAQVCPRVQGQGAGTSPGGTGVSPCQGQGAGTRPGWHNVSPCAGSERGNQARLAQTVPVCRVRVQELVQCMGVLCMEMKRADTEQAGGAGTLRVGAPERLSG; encoded by the exons ATGTGCAGGGTCAGGGCGCAGGAACCAGGCCGGGCTGGCACAGTGTGTCCCCGTGTGCAGGGTCAGGGCGCGGGAACCAGTCCTGGAGGCACAGGTGTGTCCCCGTGTGCAGGGTCAGGGCACAGGAACCAGGCCGGGCTGGCACAGTGTGTCCCCGTGTGCAGGGTCAGGGCGCGGGAACCAGTCTTGGAGGCACAGGTGTGTCCCCGTGTGCAGGGTCAGGGCGCCGGAACCAGGCCGGGCTGGCACAGTGTGTCCCCGTGTGCAGGGTCAGGGCACGGGAACCAGTCCTGGAGGCACAATGTGTCCCCGTGTGCAGGATCAGGGCACGGGAACCAGTCCTGGAGGCACAGGTGTGTCCCCGTGTGCAGGGTCAGGGCGCGGGAACCAGTCCTGGAGGCACAGGTGTGTCCCCGTGTGCAGGGTCAGGGCGCAGGAACCAATCCTGGAGGCACAGGTGTGTCCCCGTGTGCAGGGTCAGGGCGCAGGAACCCGGCCGGGCTGGCACAGTGTGTCCCCATGTGCAGGGTCAGGGCGCAGGAACCAGGCCATGCTGGCACAGTGTGTCCCCGTGTGCAGGGTCAGGGCGCAGGAACCAGTCTTGGAGGCTCAGGTGTGTCCCCGTGTGCAGGGTCAGGGCGCCGGAACCAGGCCGGGCTGGCACAGTGTGTCCCCATGTGCAGGCTCAGGGCACGGGAACCAGTCCTGGAGGCACAATGTGTCCCCGTGTGCAGGATCAGGGCGCGGGAACCAGTCCTGGAGGCACAG GTGTGTCCCCGTGTGCAGGGTCAGGGCGCAGGAACCAGTCCTGGAGGCACAGGTGTGTCCCCGTGTCAGGGTCAGGGTGCAGGAACCAGGCCGGGGTGGCACAATGTGTCCCCGTGTGCAGGGTCAGAGCGCGGGAACCAGGCCAGGCTGGCACAGACTGTCCCCGTGTGCAGGGTCAGGGTGCAGGAACTGGTTCAGTGCATGGGTGTCCTCTGCATGGAGATGAAGAGAGCAGACACAGAGCAGGCAGGAGGGGCTGGAACGCTCAGGGTGGGCgcacctgagcggctcagtggctaa
- the LOC125754791 gene encoding uncharacterized protein LOC125754791 isoform X10 — protein MCRVRAQEPGRAGTVCPRVQGQGAGTSPGGTGVSPCAGSGHRNQAGLAQCVPVCRVRAREPVLEAQVCPRVQGQGAGTRPGWHSVSPCAGSGHGNQSWRHNVSPCAGSGHGNQSWRHRCVPVCRVRAREPVLEAQVCPRVQGQGAGTNPGGTGVSPCAGSGRRNPAGLAQCVPMCRVRAQEPGHAGTVCPRVQGQGAGTSLGGSGVSPCAGSGRRNQAGLAQCVPMCRLRAREPVLEAQCVPVCRIRAREPVLEAQVCPCVQGQGAGTSPGGTGVSLCAGSGRRNLAGLAQCVPMCRVRAREPGRAGTVCPHVQGQGAGTSPGGTGVSPCAGSGRGNQAGLAQCVPMCRVRAQKPVLEAQVCPRVQGQGAGTSPGGTGVSPCQGQGAGTRPGWHNVSPCAGSERGNQARLAQTVPVCRVRVQELVQCMGVLCMEMKRADTEQAGGAGTLRVGAPERLSG, from the exons ATGTGCAGGGTCAGGGCGCAGGAACCAGGCCGGGCTGGCACAGTGTGTCCCCGTGTGCAGGGTCAGGGCGCGGGAACCAGTCCTGGAGGCACAGGTGTGTCCCCGTGTGCAGGGTCAGGGCACAGGAACCAGGCCGGGCTGGCACAGTGTGTCCCCGTGTGCAGGGTCAGGGCGCGGGAACCAGTCTTGGAGGCACAGGTGTGTCCCCGTGTGCAGGGTCAGGGCGCCGGAACCAGGCCGGGCTGGCACAGTGTGTCCCCGTGTGCAGGGTCAGGGCACGGGAACCAGTCCTGGAGGCACAATGTGTCCCCGTGTGCAGGATCAGGGCACGGGAACCAGTCCTGGAGGCACAGGTGTGTCCCCGTGTGCAGGGTCAGGGCGCGGGAACCAGTCCTGGAGGCACAGGTGTGTCCCCGTGTGCAGGGTCAGGGCGCAGGAACCAATCCTGGAGGCACAGGTGTGTCCCCGTGTGCAGGGTCAGGGCGCAGGAACCCGGCCGGGCTGGCACAGTGTGTCCCCATGTGCAGGGTCAGGGCGCAGGAACCAGGCCATGCTGGCACAGTGTGTCCCCGTGTGCAGGGTCAGGGCGCAGGAACCAGTCTTGGAGGCTCAGGTGTGTCCCCGTGTGCAGGGTCAGGGCGCCGGAACCAGGCCGGGCTGGCACAGTGTGTCCCCATGTGCAGGCTCAGGGCACGGGAACCAGTCCTGGAGGCACAATGTGTCCCCGTGTGCAGGATCAGGGCGCGGGAACCAGTCCTGGAGGCACAGGTGTGTCCCTGTGTGCAGGGTCAGGGCGCAGGAACCAGTCCTGGAGGCACAGGTGTGTCCCTGTGTGCAGGGTCAGGGCGCAGGAACCTGGCCGGGCTGGCACAGTGTGTCCCCATGTGCAGGGTCAGGGCGCGGGAACCAGGCCGGGCTGGCACA GTGTGTCCCCATGTGCAGGGTCAGGGCGCGGGAACCAGTCCTGGAGGCACAGGTGTGTCCCCGTGTGCAGGGTCAGGGCGCGGGAACCAGGCCGGGCTGGCACAGTGTGTCCCCATGTGCAGGGTCAGGGCGCAGAAACCAGTCCTGGAGGCACAGGTGTGTCCCCGTGTGCAGGGTCAGGGCGCAGGAACCAGTCCTGGAGGCACAGGTGTGTCCCCGTGTCAGGGTCAGGGTGCAGGAACCAGGCCGGGGTGGCACAATGTGTCCCCGTGTGCAGGGTCAGAGCGCGGGAACCAGGCCAGGCTGGCACAGACTGTCCCCGTGTGCAGGGTCAGGGTGCAGGAACTGGTTCAGTGCATGGGTGTCCTCTGCATGGAGATGAAGAGAGCAGACACAGAGCAGGCAGGAGGGGCTGGAACGCTCAGGGTGGGCgcacctgagcggctcagtggctaa
- the LOC125754791 gene encoding uncharacterized protein LOC125754791 isoform X19, with translation MCRVRAQEPGRAGTVCPRVQGQGAGTSPGGTGVSPCAGSGHRNQAGLAQCVPVCRVRAREPVLEAQVCPRVQGQGAGTRPGWHSVSPCAGSGHGNQSWRHNVSPCAGSGHGNQSWRHRCVPVCRVRAREPVLEAQVCPRVQGQGAGTNPGGTGVSPCAGSGRRNPAGLAQCVPMCRVRAQEPGHAGTVCPRVQGQGAGTSLGGSGVSPCAGSGRRNQAGLAQCVPMCRLRAREPVLEAQCVPVCRIRAREPVLEAQVCPRVQGQGAGIRPGWHSVSPCAGSGRRNQSWRHRCVPVSGSGCRNQAGVAQCVPVCRVRAREPGQAGTDCPRVQGQGAGTGSVHGCPLHGDEESRHRAGRRGWNAQGGRT, from the exons ATGTGCAGGGTCAGGGCGCAGGAACCAGGCCGGGCTGGCACAGTGTGTCCCCGTGTGCAGGGTCAGGGCGCGGGAACCAGTCCTGGAGGCACAGGTGTGTCCCCGTGTGCAGGGTCAGGGCACAGGAACCAGGCCGGGCTGGCACAGTGTGTCCCCGTGTGCAGGGTCAGGGCGCGGGAACCAGTCTTGGAGGCACAGGTGTGTCCCCGTGTGCAGGGTCAGGGCGCCGGAACCAGGCCGGGCTGGCACAGTGTGTCCCCGTGTGCAGGGTCAGGGCACGGGAACCAGTCCTGGAGGCACAATGTGTCCCCGTGTGCAGGATCAGGGCACGGGAACCAGTCCTGGAGGCACAGGTGTGTCCCCGTGTGCAGGGTCAGGGCGCGGGAACCAGTCCTGGAGGCACAGGTGTGTCCCCGTGTGCAGGGTCAGGGCGCAGGAACCAATCCTGGAGGCACAGGTGTGTCCCCGTGTGCAGGGTCAGGGCGCAGGAACCCGGCCGGGCTGGCACAGTGTGTCCCCATGTGCAGGGTCAGGGCGCAGGAACCAGGCCATGCTGGCACAGTGTGTCCCCGTGTGCAGGGTCAGGGCGCAGGAACCAGTCTTGGAGGCTCAGGTGTGTCCCCGTGTGCAGGGTCAGGGCGCCGGAACCAGGCCGGGCTGGCACAGTGTGTCCCCATGTGCAGGCTCAGGGCACGGGAACCAGTCCTGGAGGCACAATGTGTCCCCGTGTGCAGGATCAGGGCGCGGGAACCAGTCCTGGAGGCACAG GTGTGTCCCCGTGTGCAGGGTCAGGGCGCAGGAATCAGGCCAGGCTGGCACA GTGTGTCCCCGTGTGCAGGGTCAGGGCGCAGGAACCAGTCCTGGAGGCACAGGTGTGTCCCCGTGTCAGGGTCAGGGTGCAGGAACCAGGCCGGGGTGGCACAATGTGTCCCCGTGTGCAGGGTCAGAGCGCGGGAACCAGGCCAGGCTGGCACAGACTGTCCCCGTGTGCAGGGTCAGGGTGCAGGAACTGGTTCAGTGCATGGGTGTCCTCTGCATGGAGATGAAGAGAGCAGACACAGAGCAGGCAGGAGGGGCTGGAACGCTCAGGGTGGGCgcacctga